The Rhopalosiphum maidis isolate BTI-1 chromosome 1, ASM367621v3, whole genome shotgun sequence genome has a segment encoding these proteins:
- the LOC113552076 gene encoding 25S rRNA (adenine(645)-N(1))-methyltransferase isoform X1, with the protein MKVKNKKNVAKAISAISKTHKIKRNKIKRLTEKKGKKKKISKKALIEVGLKNEKNKPKAKVESTQPIVNDNLTKLTNISYKGAPESSTPSLYKEQKKVDGDKTPVSFIKRMKDKLKGARFRYLNEQFYSSSSEEALLYFKKEPSAFKAYHNGYMQQVIQWPVKPLSVIIKQIKPILKNSNTNSPVVVADFGCGDAKLARTFPKVKVHSFDLVAVNQYVTAGDMAHTSLANGSVDIAVFCLSLMGTNLQSFIKEANRVLKTGGLMKIAEVESRFDNINTFIDSLAKYGFEKTKLDQTIEMFVFMDFKKIQDISKTALKKKLPVLELKPCIYKKR; encoded by the exons atgaaagttaaaaacaaaaaaaatgttgctaAAGCCATTTCTGCTATCAGTAAgacacataaaattaaaagaaacaaaataaaacgtttaacagaaaaaaaaggtaaaaagaAGAAGATATCAAAAAAAGCATTGATTGAAGTTGgtctaaaaaatgaaaaaaacaaaccTAAAGCTAAGGTGGAATCAACTCAACCTAtcgtaaatgataatttaacaaaattaacaaatataagttACAAAGGTGCACCTGAAAGTTCTACTCCTAGTTTATACAAAGAACAGAAAAAGGTCGATGGAGACAAAACACCTGTGTCCTTTATTAAGAGGATGAAAGATAAACTGAAAGGTGCAAGATTCAG atatttaaatgaacaattttattcatCTAGCAGTGAAGAAGCtttgctatattttaaaaaagaaccAAGTGCATTCAAAGCCTATCATAATGGTTATATGCAACAAGTTATTCAATGGCCAGTAAAACCGCTAagtgttataattaaacaaatcaaaCCAAT tttGAAGAATTCCAATACCAATTCACCTGTTGTAGTTGCAGATTTTGGTTGTGGTGATGCAAAACTTGCTAGGACATTTCCTAAAGTAAAAGTTCATTCATTTGATTTGGTTGCAGTCAATCAGTATGTAACTGCTGGTGATATGGCTCATACTAGCTTAGCCAATGGATCTGTTGACATTGCAGTTTTTTGTCTCTCTCTGATGGGTACAAACTTACAATCATTTATCAAAGAAGCCAATAGGGTTTTGAAAACtgg agGTTTGATGAAAATAGCTGAAGTTGAAAGccgatttgataatattaatacctttaTTGATAGTTTGGCTAAATATGgatttgaaaaaacaaaactagATCAGACAATTGAAATGTTCGTCTTTAtggactttaaaaaaattcaagataTAAGTAAAACAGcattaaaaaagaaactacctgtattagaattaaaaccttgtatttacaaaaaacgttaa
- the LOC113552076 gene encoding mediator of RNA polymerase II transcription subunit 21 isoform X2 codes for MADRLTQLQDIVNQQADNFCNSIGILQQCALPSKFSNFDRNGSQTPQQQEDYTSLFSSLITRCAKDIDALIESLPNDDTSTDLQVASLRRLEQDNQLAAERLEEVVRKGELLLEQIQAALSDIAQQQLDIQQSSDNNTC; via the exons ATGGCCGATCGTCTCACCCAACTCCAAGACATTGTTAATCAA CAAGCAGATAACTTCTGCAACAGCATTGGCATTTTACAACAGTGTGCTTTACCATCTAAGTTTTCTAACTTTGACCGAAACGGTTCTCAAACACCACAACAACAAGAag ATTATACAAGCTTATTTTCTTCACTAATAACTCGTTGTGCTAAAGATATTGACGCATTAATTGAATCACTGCCTAACGACGATACTTCTACAGATTTGCAA gttgcAAGTTTGAGGAGATTAGAACAAGATAATCAGTTAGCTGCTGAACGTTTGGAAGAAGTAGTTAGAAAAGGTGAACTTCTTCTTGAACAAATACAAGCTGCTCTCTCTGATATTGCTCAACAGCAATTAGATATTCAGCAAAGTAGTGATAACAATAcgtgttaa